Proteins encoded by one window of Silvibacterium dinghuense:
- a CDS encoding histidine kinase, giving the protein MTTRVKLWIAAACVLLCGGVFAVLARVSHTHRTSPQPHAVSIDRREDWTAFGGTWGAVDGAMRNNSDERGAKLMNGAVDWENYSVEADLQLLGESGDAGLILRARNEEEGVDAYNGYFAGLRDLDNTLILGRADFGWREYVAKPVVPEVRAQQWYHFKFLAYGCDFVASARSLSGKTTTTAIRDPGCLTSGRFGLKSYATGAIWRNIEIRPATRADEVAMIGEAPPPTGVATLEVAGAIPQTYDRYFQPLYLAMRDHQSDPHAVAISSLRLLSPIAPTEVTVHGVVTLTSPVVFIQDSGGGLAIEPKDAKMPLEIGDEVEAHGDLFVRDYSPILKNASFHVLWSRVPVPPVSVTASQAASGNFDSAFVEIEGQLASQEQGPDHTIVMTLTDGSQSFRAIASEKNYSRFPWPLKEKSRLRMRGICTVAPAYTHNDTPFAIILPSIDDIQMIKGPPWWSAGHIVAAAMALFILVVAIQAIHGRIRTLRLRAILEERERMAHEMHDTLAQSFAGIGFQLQAIRDEIGNEAELNQHLDLATELVRTSHDEARRSISALRSETLEHEGLLKALDGCAGRIVNGGCIRVRCASTGDARTIPLRIADALYKIGQEAIANAVRHANPTELKIVILYDRTAIGLTVQDNGRGFPANEDAANFGIRGMGKRAERIGASLEIHSTAGEGTRVYVRAPLPQGKIPEHWRYYIRRIW; this is encoded by the coding sequence ATGACGACACGAGTGAAGTTATGGATCGCGGCTGCATGCGTATTGCTGTGCGGCGGGGTCTTTGCCGTGCTTGCCAGGGTCTCGCATACGCATCGCACCTCACCGCAGCCGCACGCTGTATCGATTGACCGGCGCGAAGACTGGACGGCCTTCGGTGGCACCTGGGGAGCGGTGGATGGCGCCATGCGCAACAATTCGGATGAGCGTGGCGCCAAGCTGATGAACGGGGCCGTAGACTGGGAAAATTATTCGGTCGAAGCGGATCTGCAGCTGCTCGGAGAGTCTGGAGACGCCGGGCTCATTCTGCGTGCGCGCAATGAAGAAGAAGGCGTAGATGCCTATAACGGGTACTTCGCCGGGCTGCGCGATCTGGATAACACGTTGATCCTGGGCCGCGCGGATTTCGGATGGCGCGAGTACGTAGCCAAGCCGGTGGTGCCCGAGGTCAGGGCGCAGCAGTGGTATCACTTCAAATTCCTCGCCTATGGCTGCGATTTTGTGGCCAGCGCGCGATCGCTCTCCGGCAAGACAACCACCACGGCGATCCGCGATCCAGGCTGTCTCACCTCCGGACGCTTCGGATTGAAGTCCTATGCCACCGGCGCAATCTGGCGCAACATCGAGATTCGCCCCGCAACACGCGCCGACGAAGTCGCGATGATCGGCGAGGCGCCGCCGCCCACCGGAGTGGCGACCCTCGAGGTCGCAGGAGCCATTCCCCAAACCTACGACCGATACTTTCAACCGCTTTACCTGGCCATGCGCGATCATCAGTCCGATCCGCATGCCGTGGCCATCAGCAGCCTGCGCCTGCTCTCTCCCATTGCTCCGACGGAGGTCACGGTGCACGGCGTCGTGACGCTGACTTCGCCGGTGGTCTTCATTCAGGACTCCGGCGGAGGCCTCGCCATCGAACCCAAAGATGCGAAGATGCCACTCGAAATCGGCGACGAAGTGGAGGCGCACGGCGACCTCTTTGTTCGCGACTACAGCCCGATTCTGAAGAACGCCTCGTTTCACGTGCTATGGTCGCGCGTGCCCGTGCCTCCCGTGTCGGTCACCGCTTCGCAGGCCGCCTCCGGCAACTTCGACTCAGCCTTCGTCGAAATCGAGGGCCAGCTCGCATCGCAGGAGCAGGGGCCGGATCACACCATCGTGATGACGCTCACCGATGGCAGCCAGTCCTTCCGCGCCATCGCCAGCGAGAAGAACTATAGCCGTTTCCCGTGGCCGCTCAAGGAGAAGAGCCGGCTGCGGATGCGCGGCATCTGTACCGTGGCCCCGGCCTATACGCACAACGACACGCCCTTCGCGATCATCCTGCCGTCCATCGACGATATCCAGATGATCAAAGGTCCGCCGTGGTGGAGCGCCGGCCACATCGTCGCTGCGGCCATGGCGCTGTTCATTCTCGTGGTCGCTATCCAGGCGATCCACGGACGTATCCGCACCCTGCGCCTGCGCGCCATCCTCGAAGAGCGCGAGCGCATGGCGCACGAGATGCACGACACGCTGGCGCAGAGCTTCGCCGGCATCGGCTTTCAACTGCAGGCCATCCGTGACGAGATTGGAAATGAGGCCGAGCTGAACCAGCATCTCGACCTGGCTACAGAGCTGGTGCGCACCAGCCATGACGAGGCGCGGCGCAGCATCTCCGCACTGCGCTCGGAGACGCTTGAACACGAAGGCCTGCTAAAGGCGCTCGATGGCTGCGCGGGAAGAATCGTCAATGGCGGATGCATCCGTGTCCGCTGCGCCAGTACAGGCGATGCGCGGACAATCCCGCTGCGTATCGCCGATGCTCTTTACAAGATCGGGCAGGAGGCGATTGCCAATGCCGTGCGCCACGCAAATCCCACCGAGCTGAAGATTGTAATCCTCTATGACCGCACCGCAATCGGGCTGACGGTGCAGGACAACGGCAGAGGATTTCCGGCCAATGAGGATGCCGCGAACTTCGGCATTCGTGGCATGGGCAAACGCGCGGAGCGCATCGGTGCCTCGCTGGAGATTCACAGCACGGCAGGCGAGGGCACGCGGGTATACGTCCGCGCGCCGCTGCCTCAGGGAAAAATTCCGGAACACTGGCGGTACTACATCCGCCGCATCTGGTAG
- a CDS encoding tetratricopeptide repeat protein, whose product MSLAQETEAAQAITAELRANQNAQALTDADKVLKASPSDCRILTLRGIALLRMGQQGEARASFDRALKFCPQSLPALEGAAQIDYAAHAPDAAALLERILAQRPDDPTTHAMLGALDFQHGNCAAAITHFAKSSALIEHSEEAQREYAACLFTEDQPQQAIELFQQLATQDASETNLVTLAYVQWKSKDNAAALRTLAALLASTDAGSRVYSLAAQIAEDSNDTPHAVQWLRTAILKDPHDPENYLLFATLSFNHASYQVGIDMVNTGIQQIPDSARLFLARGVLEVQLSKIDAAVSDFQKAHALDPKLSFAQDAMGMVHSQQHDAAGSLAIFRAQAAAHPGDPLLQYLYAEALSEQDQTSGEENLKLAIAAVKKSLELEPGYQSARDLYCKLLLQTENYNEVIHQAEIALKNDPTDQSALYQQMQAERRLGNKEAVTAMVARLNDLKQKEKAAQVRYQLSDTQPQNSTP is encoded by the coding sequence GTGTCGCTCGCACAGGAGACGGAGGCGGCGCAGGCCATTACCGCGGAGCTGCGAGCCAATCAGAATGCGCAGGCATTAACAGACGCCGATAAAGTGCTGAAGGCCAGTCCTTCCGACTGCCGCATCCTCACGCTGCGCGGCATCGCGCTGCTGCGTATGGGGCAGCAAGGAGAGGCCCGGGCGTCTTTCGATCGAGCCCTGAAGTTCTGCCCTCAATCACTGCCCGCGCTTGAGGGCGCGGCGCAGATCGACTACGCCGCACATGCGCCAGACGCAGCGGCACTATTGGAGCGCATCCTCGCACAGCGGCCGGATGATCCCACGACGCATGCCATGCTTGGCGCTCTCGATTTTCAGCACGGCAACTGCGCCGCTGCCATCACGCACTTCGCCAAGAGCTCGGCATTGATAGAGCACAGCGAAGAAGCACAGCGCGAATACGCGGCCTGCCTCTTCACCGAAGACCAGCCGCAGCAGGCGATCGAGCTTTTCCAGCAGTTGGCCACGCAGGATGCGAGCGAAACCAATCTCGTCACACTCGCCTATGTGCAGTGGAAGTCGAAGGACAATGCTGCAGCGCTGCGCACCCTTGCGGCGCTGCTTGCTTCGACCGATGCGGGCAGCCGCGTCTATAGCCTGGCCGCACAGATCGCGGAGGATTCCAACGACACGCCGCATGCGGTGCAATGGCTGCGAACCGCGATTCTTAAGGACCCTCACGATCCTGAGAACTATCTTCTCTTTGCCACTCTGTCATTCAACCATGCGTCCTATCAGGTCGGCATCGATATGGTGAACACCGGTATCCAGCAGATACCCGATTCCGCGCGGCTGTTCCTCGCCCGCGGCGTTCTGGAGGTACAACTGTCCAAGATCGACGCTGCCGTGAGCGATTTTCAGAAGGCGCACGCACTCGATCCAAAACTCTCCTTCGCGCAGGATGCGATGGGAATGGTCCACAGCCAGCAGCACGATGCCGCCGGCTCGCTGGCCATCTTTCGCGCACAGGCCGCTGCACATCCCGGCGATCCGTTGCTGCAGTACCTCTATGCCGAGGCGCTCTCGGAGCAGGACCAGACTTCGGGTGAGGAGAATCTCAAGCTAGCCATTGCGGCAGTGAAGAAGTCGCTCGAGCTTGAGCCTGGTTATCAATCGGCGCGTGACCTTTACTGCAAGCTGCTGTTGCAGACGGAAAACTATAACGAAGTGATTCACCAGGCGGAGATCGCTCTGAAGAACGATCCCACCGACCAGTCGGCGCTCTATCAGCAGATGCAGGCAGAGCGCAGGCTGGGAAACAAGGAAGCCGTCACAGCGATGGTGGCGCGCCTCAATGATCTCAAGCAGAAAGAAAAAGCCGCCCAGGTGCGGTATCAACTTTCCGATACGCAGCCGCAAAACAGCACGCCATAA
- a CDS encoding OsmC family protein: MIASSVWKDGLLFEGRSESGHSITFDATSEHADGPSPMEAVLAALCGCTSVDVVNILKKKREPITGLTVSATAEQPAEAPRVFTKIHLVYRIEGGVSKKAAEDAVALSKEKYCSVSLMLEKSVEISYSVELAG; the protein is encoded by the coding sequence ATGATTGCCAGCTCAGTATGGAAAGACGGACTGCTTTTCGAAGGACGCTCGGAGAGTGGCCACAGCATCACCTTTGACGCGACCAGCGAGCACGCGGATGGACCAAGCCCGATGGAAGCGGTGCTGGCGGCTCTGTGCGGCTGCACCTCGGTGGACGTGGTGAACATCCTCAAGAAGAAGCGCGAGCCCATCACCGGCCTGACGGTATCCGCCACAGCAGAACAACCTGCCGAAGCGCCGCGTGTCTTTACAAAGATTCATCTGGTCTATCGCATCGAAGGAGGCGTTTCAAAAAAAGCGGCCGAGGATGCCGTAGCTCTCTCGAAGGAAAAGTACTGTTCCGTCTCGCTGATGCTCGAAAAGTCAGTCGAGATCAGCTACTCCGTGGAGCTGGCAGGCTAA
- a CDS encoding PASTA domain-containing protein, whose protein sequence is MLRAFQFILVLLMLAALALISAVVTMHFAIHGAEVAVPDFKDMTVSEATSRAAALGLNVDVDAHSYSIDIPEGHVDAQTPRPGTVVRKDWHVRLVDSLGPQKVAIPKLVGVDQRVAAIQIRRMGLELGQQAQMPDAYAAEGTVVAQTPLPNASGVERPTVSLLTATAPAEDTSGYVMPNFVGQSYATAALAITRAGFQLAPMHTQATESAPLPIQGSSATPSATAQTSVPAAAPASETSPTQPQVAIGTVTSQLPAAGSRVDSGIPVTLTVAQ, encoded by the coding sequence ATGCTGCGGGCCTTCCAGTTCATACTCGTGCTGCTGATGCTGGCAGCTCTGGCGCTGATTTCCGCCGTGGTGACCATGCACTTTGCAATCCACGGCGCGGAGGTCGCGGTGCCGGACTTCAAGGATATGACCGTATCCGAAGCCACCAGCCGCGCAGCAGCGCTGGGCCTGAACGTGGATGTGGATGCTCACTCCTACAGCATCGATATTCCTGAAGGCCACGTCGATGCGCAGACACCGCGCCCGGGCACAGTGGTGCGCAAAGACTGGCATGTGCGCCTGGTCGACAGCCTGGGGCCGCAGAAGGTCGCCATCCCCAAGCTGGTTGGCGTCGATCAGCGTGTCGCAGCGATCCAGATTCGGCGCATGGGGTTGGAGCTTGGCCAGCAGGCGCAGATGCCGGATGCCTATGCCGCTGAGGGCACAGTGGTCGCGCAGACGCCGCTTCCTAACGCTTCGGGAGTCGAACGCCCCACGGTGAGCCTGCTTACCGCAACTGCCCCGGCAGAAGATACCAGCGGTTACGTCATGCCGAATTTCGTAGGACAAAGCTATGCAACGGCAGCGCTGGCGATTACCCGTGCGGGATTCCAACTCGCGCCGATGCATACCCAGGCGACGGAGTCTGCGCCTCTTCCCATCCAAGGTTCCTCTGCAACTCCCTCCGCAACCGCACAGACATCTGTTCCTGCAGCAGCACCTGCATCGGAAACCAGTCCGACTCAGCCGCAGGTCGCGATCGGCACGGTTACGTCCCAGCTGCCTGCCGCGGGCTCGCGGGTAGATAGCGGCATACCTGTCACGCTCACCGTCGCACAGTAG
- a CDS encoding TonB-dependent receptor — protein MKQNLRLAARLLCVVALAVSSAFAQFSGSMSGTVQDPSGLVVPAASVTLTNTGTGEQKTVTSASDGSYQFVSLAPGNYQLKVVAKGFAEALSSFSLTTNQTMILPVKLTLGGEKQTIEVTTQAPLLDTGDTRLQETLSTETLSSLPLAGRNMISLVTLAPGVTGLGVTSNGSPGSGRDNYSTETQVDASANGQGAVGNMYVVDGLDVTSSIRAGVLNMTPNPDSIQETSIQSNTYTVDYGRASSIQMTMTTKSGTHAYHGNASDYFTYQGWLAKTEFTQSYAPFHSNNISATIGGPIMPKHNWGFFFFAIEPLRSSAASTYGTTFEDPEFTTFAQASFPSTVGTTLLSKYPVSNVTGVSVSQTAADLFPSTCGTSSTSYLPCSTAMVDTGSFSSSAYRNGMQYNIRLDKDFAHDRLYGNFYRTTLNTNGLDPRAAFDTTSNYYQYALQINETHTFSPTTLNEAAFAVMRVEGIEPATGLFSVPVVDVTSIGTGFGAGFAQGDFIQHNYHWRDVLTHTFKSHDVKIGYEGLFGDDIEIFNGPYDQPTFSFNSLLDLAQDNVYTETGLAYNPLTGQRDQYNWNAAGVTNGAFIEDTWKISPRLTANFGLRWDDFGNPWSRSSNTAFSNFYLGAGQTEQAQIANGVLIRHNHALNRAITDVFSPRGGIAWDITGNGSWVVKGGAGFFHNWPTLANLQEEYRGNPPGDIFPTFYGASGPAPVFGFGTSNEKPFNFPAPSIEAYTLNEKGGINGLQFGIGAIDPNLHSPVTYTYSAEIEHQISSTIAASLAYSGANGRSLLSGGGQVYNVSYGQDINELPGDLILHNSLTPTRLNTSFGEILYTKNDRVSNYNAFVAAVRGRFKHAFFNASYTRSASNDDTQVFPTYINPHQYYGPSLWDAPNRFSLAWNYEIPGLHHGQGLVGRATNGWLLSGTTILQSGTPFTVSTNAAFDPITNADGTYIGYAAGSGDYNADGDNFDFPDVSSYQYSTSRYAYRHGLFSKSNFPAPSTFGSEGNERYNQFREPGFAQWDAALLKNTAITERVNFQLRFEFFNLFNRANLNSVDSNLPDGNFGQATAQYTPRFLQIGGNLIF, from the coding sequence ATGAAACAAAATCTCAGGTTGGCTGCGAGACTGTTGTGTGTCGTCGCGCTCGCGGTCTCAAGCGCCTTCGCGCAGTTCAGCGGCAGTATGTCCGGCACCGTGCAGGACCCCTCGGGCCTGGTGGTGCCAGCGGCTTCCGTGACTCTCACCAACACCGGCACCGGGGAGCAGAAAACGGTCACTTCCGCCAGTGACGGAAGTTATCAATTCGTCAGTCTTGCCCCGGGAAATTATCAGCTCAAAGTTGTAGCCAAGGGATTCGCCGAGGCGTTGAGCTCCTTTTCGCTGACCACGAACCAGACCATGATTCTGCCCGTGAAGCTCACGCTGGGCGGAGAAAAGCAGACGATCGAGGTCACCACGCAGGCACCGCTGCTCGATACCGGTGACACCCGCCTGCAGGAGACACTGAGCACCGAGACGCTCTCATCGCTGCCGCTGGCCGGCCGCAACATGATCTCGCTTGTCACGCTCGCGCCGGGTGTCACCGGCCTTGGCGTCACCAGCAACGGCAGCCCCGGATCAGGCCGCGATAACTACTCCACGGAGACCCAGGTGGATGCCAGCGCGAACGGCCAGGGCGCGGTCGGCAATATGTATGTGGTGGACGGTCTCGACGTCACCAGCTCCATCCGCGCCGGCGTGCTCAACATGACGCCGAACCCCGACTCCATCCAGGAAACCAGCATCCAGAGCAACACGTACACAGTGGACTACGGCCGCGCCAGTTCCATCCAGATGACGATGACAACCAAGTCCGGCACCCACGCCTATCACGGCAATGCCAGCGACTACTTCACCTATCAGGGATGGCTCGCCAAAACCGAGTTCACGCAGTCCTACGCGCCCTTCCACAGCAACAACATCTCGGCCACCATCGGCGGACCGATTATGCCCAAACACAACTGGGGCTTCTTCTTTTTCGCCATTGAGCCGCTGCGCTCTTCAGCGGCATCGACCTATGGAACTACCTTTGAAGACCCTGAGTTCACAACCTTCGCACAGGCGAGTTTTCCCAGCACCGTCGGCACGACGTTACTGAGCAAGTATCCGGTCAGCAATGTGACCGGTGTTTCCGTCAGCCAGACCGCGGCCGATCTCTTCCCTTCGACCTGCGGCACATCCTCGACCAGCTATCTCCCCTGCAGCACGGCGATGGTAGACACGGGCAGCTTCTCCTCGAGCGCGTACCGCAACGGCATGCAGTACAACATCCGTCTGGACAAGGATTTTGCGCATGATCGCCTTTACGGCAACTTTTATCGCACGACGCTGAACACCAACGGCCTCGATCCGCGAGCGGCCTTCGACACCACCAGCAATTACTACCAGTACGCGTTGCAGATCAACGAGACGCATACCTTCAGCCCCACCACGCTGAATGAGGCGGCCTTTGCCGTGATGCGCGTGGAAGGCATCGAACCGGCGACCGGTCTCTTCTCCGTGCCGGTGGTCGATGTCACCAGCATCGGAACCGGCTTCGGTGCGGGCTTTGCCCAAGGCGACTTCATCCAGCACAACTATCATTGGCGCGATGTGCTCACGCACACCTTCAAGTCGCATGATGTAAAGATCGGCTACGAAGGTCTCTTCGGGGATGACATCGAAATCTTCAACGGTCCCTACGATCAGCCCACCTTCAGCTTCAACAGCCTGCTCGACCTGGCGCAGGACAATGTCTATACCGAAACGGGGCTGGCCTATAACCCGCTCACCGGACAGCGCGACCAGTACAACTGGAATGCGGCCGGCGTAACCAACGGCGCATTTATCGAAGATACATGGAAGATTTCACCGCGCCTTACTGCCAACTTCGGCCTGCGCTGGGATGACTTCGGCAATCCCTGGTCGCGCTCGTCGAATACAGCCTTCTCGAACTTTTATCTCGGAGCGGGACAGACCGAACAGGCGCAGATTGCGAACGGCGTTCTGATCCGCCACAACCATGCGCTTAACCGCGCGATCACCGATGTCTTCAGTCCGCGCGGAGGCATTGCGTGGGATATCACCGGCAACGGCAGCTGGGTCGTGAAGGGCGGCGCGGGCTTCTTTCATAACTGGCCGACCCTGGCCAATCTGCAGGAAGAGTATCGCGGCAATCCTCCGGGCGATATCTTCCCCACGTTCTACGGCGCTTCCGGTCCTGCGCCGGTCTTCGGCTTCGGTACCTCCAATGAGAAGCCGTTCAACTTCCCCGCGCCATCGATTGAAGCCTATACGCTCAACGAGAAGGGCGGCATCAATGGCCTGCAGTTCGGCATTGGAGCCATCGATCCCAACCTGCATTCGCCTGTCACTTATACCTACTCGGCTGAGATCGAGCACCAGATCTCATCCACGATCGCGGCGAGCCTGGCCTACTCCGGCGCCAATGGGCGAAGCCTCTTGTCCGGCGGCGGACAGGTCTACAACGTCAGCTATGGTCAAGACATCAACGAACTGCCAGGCGACCTGATCCTCCACAACAGCCTCACGCCGACCCGCCTCAACACCAGCTTCGGCGAGATTCTGTATACGAAGAACGATCGCGTCTCGAACTACAACGCGTTCGTGGCCGCGGTGCGCGGACGCTTTAAGCACGCCTTCTTCAACGCCTCGTATACGCGCTCGGCCTCGAATGACGATACGCAGGTCTTTCCCACATACATCAACCCACATCAGTACTACGGGCCGTCTCTCTGGGATGCTCCGAACCGCTTCTCGCTGGCGTGGAACTATGAGATCCCGGGACTTCATCATGGCCAGGGGCTCGTTGGCCGCGCTACCAACGGCTGGCTGCTGAGCGGCACGACCATTCTCCAATCGGGGACCCCGTTCACTGTCTCGACCAATGCGGCCTTCGATCCGATCACCAACGCGGACGGGACTTACATCGGTTATGCCGCGGGCAGCGGCGACTACAACGCAGACGGCGATAACTTCGACTTCCCGGATGTCTCCAGCTACCAGTACTCCACCAGCCGGTATGCCTATCGCCACGGCCTCTTCTCGAAGAGCAACTTCCCTGCTCCCTCGACCTTCGGATCGGAGGGCAATGAAAGGTACAACCAGTTCCGCGAGCCCGGCTTTGCGCAATGGGATGCGGCACTGCTCAAGAACACCGCAATCACCGAGCGCGTGAACTTCCAGCTGCGCTTCGAATTCTTCAACCTCTTCAACCGTGCCAACCTGAACTCCGTCGATAGCAACCTGCCCGACGGCAACTTCGGCCAGGCGACGGCGCAATACACTCCGCGCTTCCTGCAGATTGGCGGTAACCTGATCTTCTGA
- a CDS encoding response regulator gives MEKPPAKGTARLLIVDDHPVVRAGLNSMLRKQSGLRVIGSVHGGREALQFLEREDADVMLLDLRMPGMDGLETLKALRGIGGAPQVVILSNFEYDEEIYRAVEAGARGYLLKDTSRDEIIAAIQAVYSGGTHFPKRIADRLSERQHRPCLSAREIEILELLSKGLTNKDIGRALKISQFTVRNHVYRILAKMEVGDRTEASTVAIEQGILPIS, from the coding sequence ATGGAAAAACCACCAGCTAAAGGCACGGCACGCTTGCTCATCGTCGACGATCACCCGGTGGTGCGCGCGGGGCTCAACAGCATGCTGCGCAAGCAGAGCGGACTGCGCGTGATCGGCTCCGTTCACGGAGGCCGCGAGGCTCTTCAGTTCCTCGAGCGCGAGGACGCGGATGTAATGCTGCTCGACCTGCGCATGCCGGGGATGGATGGTCTCGAAACCCTGAAGGCCCTGCGCGGGATCGGTGGCGCGCCGCAGGTCGTCATTCTCTCCAACTTCGAATATGACGAGGAGATCTATCGCGCCGTCGAAGCGGGTGCCCGTGGCTACCTGCTGAAAGACACCTCCCGCGACGAGATCATCGCCGCCATCCAAGCCGTCTATTCCGGAGGAACGCATTTCCCGAAGCGGATTGCCGACCGCCTCAGCGAACGCCAGCATCGGCCATGCCTGAGCGCGCGCGAGATCGAAATCTTGGAACTGCTGTCGAAGGGGCTGACGAATAAAGATATCGGCCGGGCGCTGAAGATCAGCCAGTTCACGGTCCGCAACCATGTGTATCGCATCCTGGCCAAGATGGAAGTGGGCGACCGCACGGAGGCATCCACGGTAGCCATCGAGCAGGGAATCCTGCCGATCTCCTGA
- a CDS encoding substrate-binding domain-containing protein, translated as MAGQLPARQLHARCVLRLCVATLLAAVLSACSSGPPRIAVIPRACGTALWEPEHAGAADAARVHGISLYWNAPTRANDVQRQIALVERVSSEPYEGIVLAPDESLAFRTPVQRLLKKHMPLVVVGTELGIQPGDDFSYVLSDEAAAGQIAARRIGQLLHGQGEVAVLGMDPKLANIMLRERSFEYALAAEFPRIHVVARRMGQTDVSQEQETAEELLRSKSSPDAIVALSAESTRGAYYALVEFHKASAIKLVGFDQDLLPPLRTGDLDSVIVENTYEMGHLAIEEIQDRVKGEPVAARTVVSPKLVTRDNMDTPEIQKIFSARWWNEQ; from the coding sequence TTGGCCGGACAACTCCCAGCCCGACAGCTGCATGCCAGGTGTGTCCTGCGCCTGTGCGTAGCCACGCTGCTGGCGGCAGTCCTCAGCGCATGCAGCAGCGGGCCGCCGCGGATTGCCGTCATCCCGCGCGCCTGCGGCACGGCGCTGTGGGAGCCGGAGCATGCAGGCGCGGCAGACGCCGCTCGGGTGCACGGTATCTCGCTCTACTGGAACGCGCCGACCCGTGCCAACGATGTGCAGCGGCAGATCGCGCTGGTCGAGCGCGTCTCGTCAGAACCTTACGAAGGCATTGTGCTTGCCCCCGACGAGTCGCTGGCCTTCCGCACTCCCGTTCAGCGGCTGTTGAAGAAACATATGCCTCTGGTTGTGGTCGGCACGGAGCTCGGTATCCAGCCTGGCGATGATTTTTCCTACGTGCTGAGCGACGAAGCTGCAGCCGGGCAGATCGCGGCGCGGCGCATCGGCCAGCTGCTGCATGGTCAGGGTGAAGTCGCAGTGCTGGGTATGGACCCGAAGCTCGCCAACATCATGTTGCGGGAGCGCAGCTTCGAATATGCGTTGGCCGCGGAGTTTCCCCGCATCCATGTTGTCGCCCGGCGCATGGGCCAGACAGATGTCTCCCAGGAGCAGGAGACCGCGGAAGAGCTCCTGCGCAGCAAATCTTCTCCGGACGCGATCGTCGCGCTCTCTGCGGAGTCCACACGCGGTGCTTATTACGCGCTGGTCGAGTTCCACAAAGCCTCGGCGATCAAACTGGTGGGCTTTGATCAGGATCTTCTGCCGCCGCTGCGCACCGGCGATCTCGACTCGGTGATCGTAGAGAACACCTACGAGATGGGACATCTGGCCATCGAGGAGATACAGGACCGCGTGAAAGGCGAGCCGGTAGCAGCGCGCACCGTCGTGTCGCCCAAGCTGGTGACCCGCGACAACATGGACACACCGGAGATACAGAAGATCTTCTCTGCGCGCTGGTGGAACGAGCAATAG